The Megachile rotundata isolate GNS110a chromosome 8, iyMegRotu1, whole genome shotgun sequence genome has a segment encoding these proteins:
- the LOC105663087 gene encoding uncharacterized protein LOC105663087: MALATFLLAIHQLNYTEYLTSINQPIRELLTTSKSSDVLFIVHDPTSNNSEIIEDMYRIVVQTSPTTFVYLNRSDTNLSFHVSRRTLIFYLFFSKNSPNVNESQEIANVISREETRQKVLLMTFLEERDCNFESLFVQLWRKQLINVAILELPRFENKERQKIMLHRYNPFSKDYDRQVYTSGIEFFPDKAKNLHGNPMKILLFPRAAIPAVITDSQGRVVKIRGPDAKMLNTFSKVLNFTPNMYKVPTADFSLHGTMAVEDIDISLSLPIFNPNVSSEYTLPLHHEHWCAVVPISYTSKLIETQAIIGTVVNYVIVLSFWAISRMLKLDRRYWQPLKIFGMILCLSVPIKSRRAIERILLFAIFLASSVLSTNLYADLTTSHIKGSEQTVYKDFKDIEDSGLIPQILKPVYNVTFKNNDDPYFVGLKKKTVPITNMSDCFYNLARYKNVTCFMERKFADVMIYSYWKKGENSMVVCNNLCYAKPLAAYYTKKNSPVVEKLSLIVMRLKQSGLQHKWNMDFTGKFSVRKTHLMNVNDDSKPSLVGKLIPIVTCGFFLSMVVFWAELLVGGSENEEE, encoded by the coding sequence ATGGCACTCGCAACGTTCCTCTTGGCGATACATCAACTCAACTACACGGAATACCTAACAAGCATAAATCAACCGATCCGCGAATTATTAACCACATCAAAGTCCTCGGACGTGCTCTTCATCGTCCACGACCCCACCTCCAACAACTCCGAAATAATCGAAGACATGTACCGAATCGTGGTCCAAACTTCTCCAACCACTTTCGTTTACTTAAATCGCTCCGACACGAACCTGTCGTTCCACGTATCTCGAAGAACTCTGAttttctatcttttcttctcaAAAAATTCTCCAAACGTGAACGAATCGCAGGAGATCGCGAACGTGATTTCGCGAGAGGAGACTCGTCAGAAGGTTCTTCTGATGACCTTTCTCGAAGAACGCGACTGTAATTTTGAGTCCCTTTTTGTGCAACTGTGGCGCAAACAGCTGATCAACGTGGCGATTCTAGAGCTACCAAGATTTGAGAATAAAGAGAGGCAAAAAATAATGTTGCATCGATACAACCCCTTCTCGAAGGACTACGACCGACAAGTGTACACTTCGGGCATCGAATTCTTCCCCGACAAGGCGAAGAACCTCCACGGTAACCCTATGAAAATACTGCTCTTCCCCAGAGCCGCCATTCCCGCCGTGATCACCGACTCGCAAGGTCGCGTCGTGAAGATCAGAGGCCCAGACGCGAAGATGCTAAATACCTTCAGCAAGGTTCTGAACTTCACCCCGAACATGTACAAAGTTCCGACCGCCGATTTTTCCTTGCACGGCACGATGGCGGTCGAGGACATCGATATTTCGTTGTCGTTACCCATTTTCAACCCCAACGTGTCCAGCGAGTACACCTTGCCTCTGCACCACGAGCACTGGTGCGCGGTCGTGCCGATCAGTTACACGTCGAAACTGATCGAGACGCAAGCCATCATCGGTACGGTCGTGAACTACGTAATCGTCCTGTCGTTCTGGGCCATATCGCGTATGCTGAAGCTCGACCGAAGGTACTGGCAGCCGCTGAAGATCTTCGGCATGATACTCTGCCTGTCGGTGCCGATTAAATCTAGGAGAGCCATCGAGAGGATTTTGCTGTTCGCTATTTTTCTGGCGTCGTCGGTTCTGTCGACGAACCTGTACGCGGACCTCACCACGTCGCATATTAAGGGCTCGGAGCAGACGGTGTACAAGGACTTCAAGGATATAGAAGACTCCGGGCTGATACCACAAATATTGAAACCGGTGTACAACGTGACTTTTAAGAATAACGATGATCCGTATTTTGTTGGGTTGAAGAAGAAGACGGTGCCTATCACGAACATGAGCGACTGCTTTTATAATTTGGCGAGGTACAAGAATGTTACTTGCTTTATGGAGAGGAAATTTGCGGATGTGATGATTTATTCGTACTGGAAGAAGGGGGAGAATAGTATGGTCGTATGCAATAATCTTTGTTACGCGAAACCGCTGGCCGCGTATTATACGAAGAAGAACTCGCCGGTTGTTGAGAAATTGTCGCTGATCGTGATGCGGTTGAAACAGTCCGGGTTGCAGCATAAGTGGAACATGGATTTTACTGGTAAATTTTCGGTGAGGAAGACGCATTTGATGAACGTGAATGATGATAGCAAGCCGTCGTTGGTGGGGAAGCTGATACCGATTGTGACCTGTGGGTTTTTTCTGTCGATGGTGGTTTTCTGGGCTGAATTATTGGTCGGTGGTAGTGAGAATGAGGAAGAGTAA